Sequence from the Corallococcus sp. EGB genome:
GCCCGGGGTGCGCTCGCACGGGTGCTGAGCGACCAGGCGGAGGCCTGGACGGTGGTGGCGGCCGGCACGCAGGAGGAGCTGGAGTCGGCCAGGGGCGAGCCGCCCGACGTGGTGCTCTGGGACACGGGCCTGCGGTTGGAGGAAGGCGCGGCGCCGGACCTGGGCGCGCCGGTGCTGGCGCTGGTGGCGGACGAGGCGGCAGGGGAGCTGGCGCTGGGCGCGGGCGCGAAGGGGCTGCTGTTCCGAGACGTGGCGCCGGGGATGCTGGGGGCCGCGCTGCACGCGGTCGCGCGAGGCCTCACCGTGTTCGAGCCGGGCCTGGCCCAGGTGCGCGCCGCGCCCAGGAGCACGGCCCCGTCGGGAGCCCCAGGCCCGGACACGCTGACGCCGCGCGAGCGCGAGGTGCTGGGCCTGTTGGCGGAGGGCCTGTCGAATAAGGCCATCGCGGACCGGCTCGACATCAGCGAGCACACCGCCAAGTTCCACGTGAACGCGGTGCTGGCCAAGCTGGGCGTCCAGCGCCGCACGGAAGCCGTGGTGCGGGCGGCGCGGATGGGATTGGTGACGCTCTAAGCGCTCAGGGGGCGATGAGGGCGTTCAGGCTCTTCCATTCATCATCCAGGGAGGCCTGCACGAATTCACGAACGACGGATGGCAGGGGCCACGATTCCCCCCTTGGGAGCGAGGAGACGGCCTGGAGCATAGCCCGGGCATGTTCGTAGTCCCGAGCCACCTGGGCGAGCTTCGCCTTGTCGTCCATCAACTCCGCGCCCTGCTGCATCTGGTTGAGTCCCGCGAAGTGGTCCACCAATGCCGAGCCCGCGACGGTGCGCTCTCCCAGGGCGAAGAGCACCTGCCCCAGTCGGATCCGTTCCTCGGTGGAGAGACGCTCCTTCGTCGCCTCCACCCGCTTCTTCAGGTGCAAGGTCGCATCCAGGGACAACGAAACCGCGGCTGCCTGGAAGAGGAGGGAGGGCCGCGGAGTGATGCCCGTGGACTCCAGGCGTCGTTTCGCGGCGGCACCCGCATGGGCCAGTGAGGTGCGGCGAAAGTGCGGGAGGGCCGCGATCCGCTCCAGCGCCTGGATGTCCTCGCGTGTGAGCGGCGCTTCTTGCGATGATTCCCCCAGCAGAAGGAGCAACGGTCCCTCGGATGCGCCCGTTTCGGAGGGGAGCGCGTCGAGCTTGCGCCGCACCACCTCGCGAGCTTGATGCCGCACCTCCGCCAGTGCGTCCTCGCCGGAACGGGAACGGAAATAATCATGGGCGGCGAGCAGCAGGTCGCGGTCCTCCAGTTCCGAGACATGCGCCGCGAGCCACTGCTGCTGTGCGTCCGAGGCCTTGTCCGCGAGCGCCGCCGTGAAGCGGACCTCCATGGACTGAGACCGTTCCCACACCTTGTCGACGAAGGACTTCAGGTCAGGAAGGGGCTCCGGAAACCCGTTGGCGTCCCTGAGGTCCGGACGTCCCGCGCGATTCCACGCCTCAATCAAAGCCTCTCGCCAGCCCGGCGCCAGCACCTGGCGACGTTGCTCAACGAGCTCCGCGAGCACCACGATCTCCGGCTGTTCGGGGGCCAGCGCACGAAGCCGGGCCACCGTTCGGGCGGCTTCGTCCAGCGCCCCCAGTTCCATCAGCACGCAGGTCTGGACCTTCAGCGCCCCCAAATGCTGGGGAGCCTCCTCCAGCACCACGGCAAGCTCCGTGAGAGCCAATACCAACTCACCCGCCCAGACATGGGTCACAGCCTGCTGGACCTTTGCGTCGGCGCGTTTCTGGAGCGCTTCTGCATTCGCGACCGAGCGCCACCAGGCGACACCGACGAGGAGCAGGCCCAGGGCCAGCAGGGACAGGGCCCGCATCAGAGCCTTCATCGGACGCGAAGCTCGCGGAGATGTTCGACGACCCAGAGGAACACCGCCTCGACGTCCTTGACGCGATTGTCGGAGATGGCCATCACCAGCGCCTCCGCTTCATCAATCGTGGCGTCCACCTCCAGGCCCATGCACGCCAGGGCCTCGCACATGGCGAGCCAGGCGATCCGCTTGTTCCCATCCACGAAGACCTGCTTCGTCGCGATGTAGAAGAGCAGGTAGACAGCGTACATGAGCCCCGGGACCGCTTCCGGCGGGGCGCCATACTCCTCCGCCGTCCAGGCAGCGCCCAGGGTCGCGCCAGGGCCCAGCGCATCGCGGACGCCCACCCTTCCACCGTGCGCTGCGATGCCCTTGGCCTGCAACTCCTGAAGCCGGGGCAGACTGCAGAACCGGTCATACGGCTGGGCGTCACTCATTGGGCAAGCCTCCGCAGCAGTTCACTCCACTTCCGCAAAGCGTGCGCGTCCCGCTCCTCCGCGGGAGGAACCGGCACGTCGGCGCCTTGCTCGCGGATCCAGATGAGCCGGGGCTTGGGCCCCATGACGACCATCGCGGAGACCTCTCGCAAGCGGGAGGCCTGCTCCACCTGCTGCGCCGTGACGGTCACCGTGAGGCTCCCGCCCTCCGGCCGCGCAATCTGGATCGCTGGCGTGTTCGACACGCCGGGATCGATCCCTTCGACGATGCCGTGAACCACTTCCAGGTGAGGCAACACCACGATTCCCTCCTTGAGCGTCATCGGCCTGGACTTGAGCCAACCTACGCCTTCTTCCTGCGGGCCCCAGACTGAGTCTTCCGCGTCCCCAAAGCAGACGAGGCTTCCGCACGAGCAAGGCCCACCTGGTTGCTGCCTGCGGACCACTTTCGGCCTTCGCGCGACTCCCAAGCACGTACCGCCCGAGCCACCAGGGGAGCTTTGTCCTCCAGATAGTCGAGCGTCACACGTCTCTGCTCGTACTCCTTCAGCCACTGCCTCCGATACCGGACGACTCGCTCATCGTGGTCCAACCCCAGCAGGCGAAGCGTGTCGGCGGCCCGCTTCCGCAATCGGGGCGGGCAGCTCGCTGTCACCTGAAGCTGAAGCGATGGGAGGAGGAGCGCGAACCAACCATCCTTGATGGCGAAGGGATCCAGCAGGCGAGTGGAGACCAGTGCCTGCTTCCGGCTGTTGAGCCATCCGGCGGTGTACCGGAAGTTCTTCCATTCGTAGGCGAGCCGCCGGTTCTCATCGATAGAGATGAAATGATCGACGGTGCCTGGCGAGCCCAGGTACATCGCGGTGTAGGCACAACGCTCGACGAAGGCTTCCGCGAGTTGCGCATTGCAGCGCTGCCAGTAGGCAGGTGGCCGGCCAGGAGCCTTCGGATTGCGGCGCAACCATTGAAGTCCGGGCCCTCGCACCCGCGAGTCGAAGTCCTCAGGCTCTCTTCCTGGAACGCACCGGACCACGGTTGCCTCCCCCATCGCGAGCAACGACCCACCGGGGCCAGAACGGATCCTGCTCAGGGAGCAGGCGTCTCAGCTCAGCGTCGATCTCCTTCAGCGTCCCCACGCCCTCGCGCTCGCCTCGCATGTAGGCCTCGGCGGCCTCCACCGCGCGTTCAGCCTCCAAGGCACGCGCTTGAGTCAGCCCCATGACAGGCGACGTGAGCCAGTCATTCGCATCTCCCTGCTTCGCCCAGGGGAGCTGCCGCAGGTTCACGTGTCCCTTGTCGAGTTGGAACAGGAAGAGGGCGTCCTGCTCGTCGTCGAAGAATGGCTCCAACGATGCCAGAACCAGGGGGGAGTGAGTTGTCAGAAATGTCTGGACTGAGGTTTCGCGTGCAAGACCATCAATGACCTGGATGAGCGAACCCACGATGCGGCGCTGCCAATGTGGATGCAGGTGGGTCTCCACCTCGTCCACCAACAGGATGAAGCGGGGGTCGCGCGGCCTCCCGAGGAACTCCGAGGCCTGGGTGTGTTCGTGCCATGCCCAGACGATGAGATAGGCCAATCCGAGAATGCGCCGCATCCCCGCCGAAGCGTGCACCACCGGAATGGTGCCATAGGGCATGTCGATGGTCGGGTAGTCCTGGACGTCTTCCACTGCCAGGCGCGTAGGCCGTCCAGGCCGAATGGGTTCATCCCGGGGTGAGAGTTGCTCCAGGGCTCGCTGCAACATCTGGAACGGCGATCGTGCCGAGCCATCGTCCTGCAACTGCCAGGTCAACCAGTCCCGGACGAGCCCGTTACAGACCGTCTTGCCCTCGAACTTCAGGCCCCCCCACAGGTCCTGCGGAGAGAAGTGGAAGGCATCAGGTCTGCGCAGCAGGTCCGGATCCGAACGGGACGTCTTGTGCCAGTAGTTCCGCGCAGGGTCCCAGACGGAGAAACTTCCGTCGACACGCGCATAGACGGTCAGGCCCGGCATGGTCGGGCGCCCTTCTGGCCAGGGCCACAGCTGCCGTTCCGGATCGAAGTGGCTCGTCTTGGTCGACGCTCGCTGCGACTTACCCGTCAGGGTCCATTCAATCTGACGCCGCTTCGCGCCGCGATGCGGCCACGCCGGCAAACCGGGCCACGTTCCGGTCAGGCTCCACCATGCCACGTCGAGCAGGAAGCTCTTGCCCAACCCATTGTCGCCCGTCAGGACGTTCAGCCGAGGTGCGAACTCGACGTCCAGGCGAGGCGCGGGGCCAACCCCCTGAAGGTGAAGCGCTCGGAGCATGCGCCGACACTTAGCGCATCCCGTCCGTACCGCCCACTTCCGAAAGCCCGGATGGAGGGGGAGCACCCATCCAGCGCACACCCGCCTCACCCTCCCGCTGCTACACTCCGCGCCTCCATGGCCAACCAGGATTGGGTCTCGCGCCTGCTCACCGGGCGCGCGTCGGCGGACAAGGGCCTCAGCGTCCACCTCTCCGAGCGCGACGGCGGCAGCCTCCACGACAAGATGCGGCAGGCGTATTGGTGGATCACCAACAACGCCGTCATCTGCCCCTACTACGACATCGAGTTCGGCGGCAGCGCCGCGCTCAAGAACACCGCCGGGGACGAGGTCCACCTCCCGGAGGACATGAGCTACAGCTCCTTCGTCCTCATCCCGCTGCTCACCCTCTTCACCTGCCGCCGCGCGCTGCTCGTGGGCGGCCCGGGCCGCGGGAAGACCACCTCCGCCATCCTCATGGCCCTGCTCTCCGGCATGGGCCGCGAGGACGTGCACCGGGGCATCCAGCGCGGACATCCGCAGCTGTCCATCGCGGACCTGCTCGGCGCGCCGCTGCCGTCCGACATGCTCAAGGCGGAGGACCTGTCCGCCGTGAAGGTCAGCTGGCGCAAGTGGATTGGCCAGCGCGTGAAGATTGTCGACGAATACAACCGCATCCCCACCAAGACCCAGTCCGCCCTGCTGTCGCTGTTGGGCGAGGGCTACGCGGAGATGATGGACCAGTACGTCTACACCGGCCGCTCGTCCTGGTTCCTCACCGCCAACGACGACCAGGGCGGCGGCACGTTCCAGGTCATCGAGGCGCTCAAGGACCGCCTGGACGTCGTCGTGCGCGCCGTGCCCTTCAACTCCGGCTTCGTGGACACGCTGCTCCAGCGCATCGAGTCCGACAAGTCCCCGGAGGAGCTGCTCCCCAAGGACATCGTCTTCACGCCCGGCGAGCTGGAGAAGGCCTACAACGCCATCCTCGCCGTGGAGGTGCCCAAGGGCGTGCTGGAGCGCGTGGCCTTCTTCCTGGGCCAGCTGGACTTCTGCCGCATGGCGTCTCCGCGCTTCGAGTTCAAGCACAAGGACACGCTGAAGCTGGCCGGGCAGACCGTGTCCGCCGTGTGCAACGAGCAGTGCCCGCTGGACAAGAAGGTGCACCTCTGCACGCAGACGGAGAACGGCACCAGCGTGCGCGCGTATCAGACCATCCTCCACTTCGCGAAGGCGCTCGCGTTCTTCCGCGGCCACCGCGTGGCGGAGCTGGAGGACTTCCGGCAGATCATCCCCTGGGTGCTGCACGAGAAGCTCACCCCCAACGCGCGCAGCCCCTTCTTCGAGGTGAAGGGCAACAAGATGCTGCTCCAGGACCGCGTGGCGTGGATCCGCAACATGTTCGACATGGCCATGGCCCGCTACGGCACCCACGCGCCCGTGCGCCAGAAGGTCGCAGCCCTGCGCACCGAGCTGGACCAGGGCCTGTCCGGCGTGGACCTGCGCACCACGGAGAAGCGCCTGTCCACCGTCACCGCGCTGATGAACGAACTGATGACCCGCCAGGAGTTGTCCGGCCCGGTGTACGAGGACCTCATCCACTTGAAGTCCCTCTACAGCCGCTACCGCAACTACGCGACGTGGCTGAAGGAGAACCCGGGCGGTCAGGGGCAGCCATGAGCGATTTCGTCAAGGACCTGGAGAACGAAGCCCGCGGCCGGTTCGTGCGCTGGGACCGCGCGCTGTGGAGCGCCTTCCTCAACGGGCCCGTGGTCCGCATGGGCCGGGGACTGGCCAGCGGTGACGCCGCTGCCGGCGAGGAGGTGCTGCGCAACTACATGCGCCTGGGCGCGGAGGGCATCGGGCTGGGCTACCTGTACCCGGAGTCCGCCGGGCGGGAGAACTTCTTCACGCTCGCGTGGCGGGAGCTGCTGCCGCGCCTGTTGCCGGCCCTGCGCCAGGAGGAGCAGGCCCGGGCGCTCGCGCGCATGTGGAACCTCAGCGAGAACCTGGAGTCCGCGCCGCCCTGGGTGCAGCGGCTGTTCTGCCGCCTGGGCGCGAAGCTGACCTCGCTGGAGAACCTGGAGGGCCACCTGCACGGCATCGCCAACGCGGCGATGGAGCCTCCCACCCAGGCGCTGGGCGACACGTCCACCGCGAAGTGGGTGGACCTGTCCCAGGAGGACGCGCGCTTCATGCCCGGGGAGATGCACTTCCTGGCGCCCGCCATCGTCTGCGTGCACGACCGCCACCGCGCCACCGCCGCGGGCGGACGCGACGCGGCCACGCAGGGCGTGTGGCTGGTGGAGAAGCCCGTGCTCCTGGGCTCCATGGGCTGCACCGAGCGGCTGGAGCCCGCGACGGGCAAGCCCTCCAAGGCGCTCACCTCGCTGGCGCAGCGAGACCCTCGCGCGGGGGACTGGTACAGCACCCTTCACAACGAATGGCGCGCGGTGGCCACGATGCAGACGTCCCAGTGGCTGGCGGTCATCCTGCCGACATGAGCGCGGGCGCGGCCTTCACGCCAGAGGATGTAGAGCGGTGCTGGCGCGACGCGCTGGCGCTGTGGGACGTGCACGTGCAGCTGAGCCCGCCCGAACCGCACCAGCCCTTCCCTCCCGGCGAGGCCGCGCCGGATGAACCGCTCGCGTACATCGACCTGGTGCGCCGGCAGGTGTTCGTCCACTTCGACCTGCTCGTCCGCATGGGCGCGCGCGACAGCCTCACCGCCGTGCTGGCCCACGAGATTGGCCACCACGTGCGCTTCCCGCACACGCTGGGCTGGGACGCGGAGCTGCGCGTGATGGAGCAGCGCCTCATCCCCGGCCTGGGCCAGTCGCTCACCAACCTGTTCTTCGACCTCCAGGTGAATGAGTTCGTGGGCCGCACCCACGCGGAAGCGCTGTGCCAGGTGTACCGGGGCTTCCTGCGCACGCCCGACGGGCGAGAGAAGAACAAGGACCCGCGAAAGAAGAAGGATGGCGGCACGGGAGGCCCATCCCCGCTGTTCTGCTTCTACCTGGCCATCTACGAGGAGCTGTGGCGCCGCGAGCCCGGATACCTGGTGCCCGAGGACCTGCTGCCGAAGCTGGAGGAGGCCTACCCGGGCTTCCGCGCGCAGGCGCGCATGTTCGTGCAGACCTTCTACGCGCTGCCCGACCCGCGCCTGCAGTTCCTCTACTTCTGCGCCACGTTCATCCGCTTCATCGACGTGCCCTCTGAAGTGGCCTTCTGCCTGCCCATGGGCGGAGACATCTCCCCTCCGGACGAGGGCGACCTGGACGCGGCGGTGCAGTCCGGCGAGCGGTGGGGGGACGTGCTGGACGAGGCCCGCGCGAAGGGCTGGCTGGACGACTCGCACGACACGAAGGAGTCGGATCCGCTGGAGACCATCCGCCGCGTGACGGCGCACCTGCCCGGCAAGGATGGCGGCAGGCTGCGGCGGGCGCTGGTGGCCCGGTACTACCGGCGGCTGGTGGACCAGTACATCCTCAAGCTGCCCGCCTCACCCGCGAAGCCTGAGCCCTACCTGCGCACGATTCCGGAGGCGTGGGAGTACGGCGACGACCCGTCCACCATCGACTGGACGCTCACGGTGATTTCGCAGGGCCCGCTCGCCGCGGTGTCCCCGCTGCGCCGCGAGCTGGAGGCGGACCTGCCGCCGCCGTCGGAGCTGGGCGTGCCCGCGCTCGAAATCTACCTGGACACCAGCGGCTCCATGCCCAACCCGGAGCAGCAGCTCAACGCGATGACGCTGGCCGCGCAGGTGCTGTCGGCCTCCGCGCTGCGCAAGGGCGCCCGGGTGCGCGGCATCGTCTACTCGGCGGACAACCCCATCGTGTCCCCGTGGATGTACGACGAGGAGACGGCGCGCGACTTCTTCTTCCACTACATCGGCGGAGGGACGTGGTTCCCGGTGGAGGTGATGGAGGAGCTGTCCCAAGAGGAGCCGGACGCGCTGCGGGTCGTCATCTCCGACAGCGACTTCCTGCACAACATGCGGCAGGAGGGAGCGCTGCCGGGGTTCGCCCGCGCGATGGAGCGCTCGCGCCGGGTGGTGGCCTTCCTCGCGCTACCGGACGACGCCGCCGCGCGGCAGGCTTTGGCGCCGGTGGTGGGGAGCCCGCGCTTCCGGATCGCCACCGTGCAATGGATGTCTGACTTTGGCCGTGCCGCCGCGGCGCTGGCCGATGCCCTGTTGGAGAAATGATGGCCGTCTCGATTCCCCACCTCCGTGAGCAGCTCGCGGCCACGCCCATCGTGTCGCCGTATCCGTATGACCTGGCGGTGGCCATCGTCTGCGACACCTTCCGCATGGCCAGCCAGCGCCCCCCGTCCGAGGCAGAGTGGGAGAAGCTGGAGCAGCGCCTGAAGAACCCGCTGTTCCGCGAACAGGTGGGCATGCTCGCGCACGTGCTGGTGTCCTCGGACCTGCGCAAGAAGACGGCGCTCTACCTCGGCCCGGACCGCACCCCGCAGGCGCGGCTCCAGCAGTTCTTCGAGGAGGTGCACCCGCTCACCGCGGAGATGGTGCGCTCCAACGCCTTCCGCCAGGAGGAGTTCCTGCGCAAGTGGCTGGCGGCCCTGGGCGCGGACATCGAGGGCGAGACAGAGGCCGAGTCGAGGCGCCGCCTCAAGGACCTGGACTACCGGCAGGCCGTGACGGACCTGCGCAAGGTGGAGGAGGCGCGCAAGAAGGAGGCGGACCGGCGCCAGCAGATGCTCGAAGAGGCCCAGCGCAAGGAAGCCGAGGCCCGGGGCTGGCGCGAGTGACGCTCGGGGTCGCGCCCAAGGCCCGCATCCGCCGCGACAGCCACACGCAGCGCCCGCACCTGCCCTGGGCGCTGGACGTGGCGGAGGGCCTGGCGCGCGGAGTGGCCACGGTGGACGAAGCCGCCGCCCGCGCGGAATTGGAAGCGCGCCTGCCGGCCTTGCGCGAAGCGCTCCGGGGCTCGCCCTACTACGTGCGCGTGCTGCGCGAGTCCGGCCTGCACCCGGGGGACCTGCGCCGCCTGGAGGACCTGCGGCACTTCCCCGCGCTGGACCGCGCCACGCTCGCGCGCCACTGGGAGGACGTGCCCGTGCTGCCCGCCACGTCCGACGAATGCGTGGTGGTGAGGAGCTCCGGCACCACCGGCGACCCGGTGAACGTGCTGCGGGACCGGCGAGACTGCCTGCTCATGTGGGCCGTGCTCCGCTTCTTCACCGAGCGCACCCGCACCGCGCCGCCCCCGCGTCCGCGCGTGGTGTTGCTGGACGCGCTGCCGGGAGGCCTGGAGTACTCCGTGCGCCTGCCGCTGTTCCACGACGGCGCCCTGCACCGCGTCTCCGTGCTGCGCGACGACGCCGCGGCGCGCCTCCAGCGGGTGAAGGCCTCGGTCGTCTTCTCCGACCCGGAGGGGCTGCGGTGGCTCCTGGCCCATCCGGAGGTGCCCTCGCCCCGGCTGGCGCTCACCTCCGCGCAGCACCTGCCGCGGACGCTGCGCGAGGCGTGGAGGCGGGAGCGCGGCGTGCCCCTCCTCAACTACTACGCCGCCATGGAGACGGGACCGCTCGCGTGGGAGTGCCTGGAGGACGCGAACCCGGGCCGCTTCCACGTGCTCACGCC
This genomic interval carries:
- a CDS encoding response regulator transcription factor, whose translation is MLDAPSSSPRLMLVSEDPLARGALARVLSDQAEAWTVVAAGTQEELESARGEPPDVVLWDTGLRLEEGAAPDLGAPVLALVADEAAGELALGAGAKGLLFRDVAPGMLGAALHAVARGLTVFEPGLAQVRAAPRSTAPSGAPGPDTLTPREREVLGLLAEGLSNKAIADRLDISEHTAKFHVNAVLAKLGVQRRTEAVVRAARMGLVTL
- a CDS encoding type II toxin-antitoxin system death-on-curing family toxin, which codes for MSDAQPYDRFCSLPRLQELQAKGIAAHGGRVGVRDALGPGATLGAAWTAEEYGAPPEAVPGLMYAVYLLFYIATKQVFVDGNKRIAWLAMCEALACMGLEVDATIDEAEALVMAISDNRVKDVEAVFLWVVEHLRELRVR
- a CDS encoding AAA family ATPase, translating into MLRALHLQGVGPAPRLDVEFAPRLNVLTGDNGLGKSFLLDVAWWSLTGTWPGLPAWPHRGAKRRQIEWTLTGKSQRASTKTSHFDPERQLWPWPEGRPTMPGLTVYARVDGSFSVWDPARNYWHKTSRSDPDLLRRPDAFHFSPQDLWGGLKFEGKTVCNGLVRDWLTWQLQDDGSARSPFQMLQRALEQLSPRDEPIRPGRPTRLAVEDVQDYPTIDMPYGTIPVVHASAGMRRILGLAYLIVWAWHEHTQASEFLGRPRDPRFILLVDEVETHLHPHWQRRIVGSLIQVIDGLARETSVQTFLTTHSPLVLASLEPFFDDEQDALFLFQLDKGHVNLRQLPWAKQGDANDWLTSPVMGLTQARALEAERAVEAAEAYMRGEREGVGTLKEIDAELRRLLPEQDPFWPRWVVARDGGGNRGPVRSRKRA
- a CDS encoding MoxR family ATPase; translated protein: MANQDWVSRLLTGRASADKGLSVHLSERDGGSLHDKMRQAYWWITNNAVICPYYDIEFGGSAALKNTAGDEVHLPEDMSYSSFVLIPLLTLFTCRRALLVGGPGRGKTTSAILMALLSGMGREDVHRGIQRGHPQLSIADLLGAPLPSDMLKAEDLSAVKVSWRKWIGQRVKIVDEYNRIPTKTQSALLSLLGEGYAEMMDQYVYTGRSSWFLTANDDQGGGTFQVIEALKDRLDVVVRAVPFNSGFVDTLLQRIESDKSPEELLPKDIVFTPGELEKAYNAILAVEVPKGVLERVAFFLGQLDFCRMASPRFEFKHKDTLKLAGQTVSAVCNEQCPLDKKVHLCTQTENGTSVRAYQTILHFAKALAFFRGHRVAELEDFRQIIPWVLHEKLTPNARSPFFEVKGNKMLLQDRVAWIRNMFDMAMARYGTHAPVRQKVAALRTELDQGLSGVDLRTTEKRLSTVTALMNELMTRQELSGPVYEDLIHLKSLYSRYRNYATWLKENPGGQGQP
- a CDS encoding M48 family metalloprotease; protein product: MSAGAAFTPEDVERCWRDALALWDVHVQLSPPEPHQPFPPGEAAPDEPLAYIDLVRRQVFVHFDLLVRMGARDSLTAVLAHEIGHHVRFPHTLGWDAELRVMEQRLIPGLGQSLTNLFFDLQVNEFVGRTHAEALCQVYRGFLRTPDGREKNKDPRKKKDGGTGGPSPLFCFYLAIYEELWRREPGYLVPEDLLPKLEEAYPGFRAQARMFVQTFYALPDPRLQFLYFCATFIRFIDVPSEVAFCLPMGGDISPPDEGDLDAAVQSGERWGDVLDEARAKGWLDDSHDTKESDPLETIRRVTAHLPGKDGGRLRRALVARYYRRLVDQYILKLPASPAKPEPYLRTIPEAWEYGDDPSTIDWTLTVISQGPLAAVSPLRRELEADLPPPSELGVPALEIYLDTSGSMPNPEQQLNAMTLAAQVLSASALRKGARVRGIVYSADNPIVSPWMYDEETARDFFFHYIGGGTWFPVEVMEELSQEEPDALRVVISDSDFLHNMRQEGALPGFARAMERSRRVVAFLALPDDAAARQALAPVVGSPRFRIATVQWMSDFGRAAAALADALLEK
- a CDS encoding AMP-binding protein → MTLGVAPKARIRRDSHTQRPHLPWALDVAEGLARGVATVDEAAARAELEARLPALREALRGSPYYVRVLRESGLHPGDLRRLEDLRHFPALDRATLARHWEDVPVLPATSDECVVVRSSGTTGDPVNVLRDRRDCLLMWAVLRFFTERTRTAPPPRPRVVLLDALPGGLEYSVRLPLFHDGALHRVSVLRDDAAARLQRVKASVVFSDPEGLRWLLAHPEVPSPRLALTSAQHLPRTLREAWRRERGVPLLNYYAAMETGPLAWECLEDANPGRFHVLTPDVWLEPDGDEVVVTRLRPSVLPLLRYRPGDTGTVRRDACACGFHGWTLTGFGGRGACAFHTPSGRAVDAWSLAWVFKHHPLRAFRLTQVTRERFTLELSGAPPDGVAALCERLTAALRNLGWEAPVVEAAPVAGGLAPAAKPLPFRCELAPPG